The following proteins come from a genomic window of Sorghum bicolor cultivar BTx623 chromosome 3, Sorghum_bicolor_NCBIv3, whole genome shotgun sequence:
- the LOC8085801 gene encoding GPI ethanolamine phosphate transferase 3: MSPPASHRRRSRLLSWPLLFVAILAVHSLAVYLFTRGFLLTRTELDLHSSRDDLSPQADVSPGRASWPPASVDRLVIIVLDALRFDFVAPSTFFSEKQPWMDKLQVLQKLAADEKTSARIFKALADPPTTSLQRLKALTTGGLPTFIDVGNSFGAPAIVEDNIMHQLAKNGKRVVMMGDDTWIQLYPEHFNKSFPYPSFNVKDLDTVDNGVIEHLLPSLHKNDWDVLIAHFLGVDHAGHIFGVDSTPMIQKLEQYNQILEGVINTLRSLSKPGGTHENTLLLVMGDHGQTLNGDHGGGTAEEVETSLFAWSPRTPPDAVLSVLDDSSCNVDLHGEEICVSTMQQLDFAVTISALLGIPFPFGSIGRVNPELYALSTGTWVNQRMGTNACSQDDLEAWMGRYAEVLCVNCWQVKRYIDQYSATSVIGFPLEDLQHITDLYSRAQENWSASLITTCSSETGSQEKVEGKGSVLLQQIDAYNDFLQSFAKLARSAWTEFDLWSMGVGLLLMILSVIIQAFMLVNMNTISKSSDQKSSGSSIIPRFALAFAIVVIRAASFLSNSYILAEGRVANFLLATSCITSVWHSVLKGNISIENLVFLLLNIFTRFGIEVGMSKQLPAPTITKDHPVSAICKILGVNSCNILLELFPIISLAFVAYIMLKCLYRAICQRFLKYFLLCGTMVSYLSIAFHWASETTLFSHAGTVQEFGRSLAPRIVYAIGGLSLATSAFSRIFGPTVHLKMNKRIIILLALMLCSWSPTILILLGRQGPFVALICMAGAWCIVKLQQKHQRESELSVADPVSVIQWSLLAVCLFYLTGHWCTFDGLRYGAAFIGFDHFHIIRQGLLLSIDTFGVSHILPILSLPFIAIVWYSTTSKDNGLKDIILNNINKVLLMYGLITAITATLTIICVAIQRRHLMVWGLFAPKYVFDAIGLLLTDLLICLASIYYS; this comes from the exons ATGTCGCCGCCGGCGAGCCACCGCCGCCGTTCTCGGCTCCTTAGCTGGCCGCTGCTGTTCGTCGCGATCCTCGCGGTCCACTCGCTGGCAGTATACCTCTTCACCCGTGGCTTCCTCCTCACCCGCACCGAGCTCGACCTCCACAGCAGCCGCGACGACCTCTCGCCGCAGGCCGACGTATCCCCTGGGCGCGCCTCCTGGCCCCCGGCCTCCGTCGATCGCCTTGTCATCATCGTCCTCGACGCGCTGAG ATTTGATTTCGTGGCGCCGAGTACCTTCTTTTCAG AGAAGCAGCCGTGGATGGACAAGctgcaggtcttgcagaagcttgCTGCAGATGAAAAGACCTCTGCAAGGATCTTCAAAGCACTCGCTGATCCACCAACAACTAGCCTCCAGCGCCTTAAG GCTCTCACCACGGGTGGACTCCCTACCTTTATTGATGTCGGCAATAGTTTCGGTGCTCCTGCAATAGTAGAAGATAATATAATGCATCAG TTGGCTAAAAATGGAAAGAGAGTAGTCATGATGGGGGATGATACATGGATACAGCTGTACCCTGAACACTTCAACAAGTCATTCCCATACCCTTCCTTTAATGTTAAAGACCTTGACACA GTAGATAATGGTGTAATTGAGCACTTGCTTCCATCTCTTCACAAAAATGATTGGGATGTTCTTATTGCACATTTTCTTGGTGTC GACCATGCAGGGCATATATTTGGTGTTGACTCAACCCCGATGATCCAGAAGTTGGAGCAATACAATCAGATCCTGGAG ggTGTTATCAACACATTGAGAAGTCTATCCAAACCTGGCGGTACCCATGAGAATACTTTACTTTTGGTAATGGGTGATCATGGTCAAACCCTGAATGGTGACCATGGAGGGGGAACTGCTGAAGAG GTTGAAACATcgctgtttgcatggagtccaaGGACCCCACCAGATGCAGTCTTATCTGTTCTTGATGATAGTTCATGCAATGTTGATCTG CACGGGGAAGAGATCTGCGTCAGCACTATGCAGCAG CTTGATTTTGCAGTGACTATATCAGCACTTCTTGGCATACCCTTTCCCTTTGGAAG CATTGGCCGCGTAAACCCAGAATTGTATGCCTTGAGTACTGGGACATGGGTAAATCAAAGGATGGGTACCAATGCTTGTTCACAGGATGATCTAGAAGCATGGATGGGGAGATATGCTGAAGTTCTATGTGTAAATTGTTGGCAG GTAAAGAGATATATTGATCAATATTCTGCTACTTCCGTTATTGGATTTCCATTAGAAGACCTGCAACATATCACGGACCTATATTCAAGAGCTCAGGAAAATTGGTCAGCTTCTTTGATTACTACTTGTTCATCGGAGACAGGTAGTCAAGAAAAAGTAGAGGGGAAAGGTTCAGTTCTGCTGCAGCAAATTGATGCATACAATGACTTCTTGCAGAGTTTTGCAAAGCTCGCTCGCTCTGCTTGGACAGAATTTGATTTATGGTCAATGGGCGTTGGTCTTTTACTTATGATATTGTCAGTTATCATTCAGGCATTCATGCTTGTAAATATGAACACCATAAGCAAATCTTCAGATCAGAAAAGTTCTGGTTCAAGCATCATTCCTAGATTTGCCCTTGCTTTTGCTATAGTCGTGATTCGAGCAGCTAGTTTCTTATCGAACAGCTATATAT TGGCAGAAGGTAGAGTTGCAAATTTTCTTTTGGCCACAAGTTGTATCACCAGTGTGTGGCACTCAGTGCTGAAAGGGAACATCAGCATAGAA AACTtagtttttcttcttttaaatattttcacacGGTTTGGAATTGAGGTTGGGATGTCAAAACAATTGCCTGCCCCAACAATTACAAAGGATCACCCTGTGAGCGCCATTTGTAAAATCCTTGGTGTTAATTCTTGCAACATCCTCTTGGAGCTATTCCCCATCATATCTCTAGCCTTTGTGGCTTATATTATGTTGAAGTGCCTATACCGTGCAATCTGTCAGAGGTTCTTGAAGTACTTTCTTTTGTGTGGAACGATGGTGAGTTATTTATCTATAGCGTTTCATTGGGCTTCAGAGACTACTTTGTTTTCTCATGCTGGGACTGTTCAAGAATTTGGAAGAAGTTTAGCTCCTCGCATTGTTTATGCTATTGGAGGTCTATCACTAGCCACTTCTGCATTTTCTCGGATATTTGGTCCAACTGTTCATTTGAAGATGAACAAAAGGATAATTATTTTATTGGCTCTCATGCTTTGTTCTTGGAGTCCAACTATTTTGATCCTGTTGGGAAGGCAAGGTCCGTTTGTGGCATTAATTTGCATGGCAGGAG CTTGGTGTATCGTAAAATTGCAACAGAAACATCAGAGAGAGTCAGAACTCTCTGTTGCTGACCCTGTTTCGGTGATTCAGTGGAGCCTTCTTGCAGTTTGTCTATTTTATCTGACAGGTCACTG GTGTACATTTGATGGCCTGAGATATGGTGCAGCTTTCATCGG TTTTGATCATTTCCATATCATTCGACAAGGCCTTCTACTTTCTATTGATACCTTTGGTGTTTCTCATATCCTGCCAATTCTAAGCCTTCCATTTATTGCCATAGTGTGGTACAGTACCACATCCAAGGACAACGGGCTGAAGGACATCATTCTCAACAATATTAATAAG GTCCTTTTGATGTATGGTCTTATAACAGCAATCACTGCTACGCTAACGATCATATGTGTTGCTATTCAAAGGCGTCACTTAATG GTTTGGGGTTTATTTGCTCCAAAATACGTATTCGATGCAATTGGCCTTCTCCTCACAGACTTGTTAATTTGTTTAGCATCGATCTACTACAGCTGA